Proteins encoded in a region of the Vicia villosa cultivar HV-30 ecotype Madison, WI linkage group LG5, Vvil1.0, whole genome shotgun sequence genome:
- the LOC131605638 gene encoding uncharacterized protein LOC131605638, translated as MSNLTKLDFGALDILGKNYLTWALDAQIHLSAEGHSDTIKEENKSSDQQKAKTMIFLRRHHHEDLKNEYLTVTDPHVLWKNLNDTYDHQKTVILLKTRYEWMYLRLQDFKSVSDYNSAIFRITSKLLLCEEKVTDEDMLGNTFSTFHASNVLLQQQYRENGFIKYSDLISCLLMAEQNNELLMKNHEARPAGTTPFPEVNVARHDHYRKNRGRGRAYARGRNYAHGLGFDRGRNGNHKNTYFHPKWKNVEKSEKEAQSSKTNENICYRYGGKGHWSRTCRTPKQLVDL; from the coding sequence ATGTCAAATCTTACAAAATTGGATTTTGGGGCTCTTGATATTTTGGGAAAGAACTATTTGACATGGGCCCTAGACGCCCAAATTCATTTAAGCGCAGAAGGTCACAGTGACACtattaaagaagaaaataaatcatctgatcaacaaaaggcAAAAACCATGATATTCCTTCGTCGTCACCATCACGAGGATCTTAAAAATGAGTATCTTACCGTAACTGACCCACATGTCTTGTGGAAAAATTTGAATGATACATATGATCATCAAAAAACGGTTATCCTACTAAAAACTCGATATGAATGGATGTATTTACGTTTGCAGGATTTTAAAAGTGTAAGTGATTATAATTCTGCAATATTTAGAATAACTTCTAAGTTATTATTATGTGAAGAAAAAGTAACTGATGAAGATATGCTAGGAAACACATTTTCCACTTTTCATGCATCCAATGTGCTCCTACAGCAGCAGTATCGAGAAAATGGGTTTATTAAATATTCTGACCTAATATCTTGTCTTCTTATGGCTGAGCAAAATAATGAACTATTGATGAAAAATCACGAGGCCCGTCCCGCTGGTACAACTCCATTCCCAGAAGTGAATGTGGCAAGGCACGACCACTATAGGAAAAATCGCGGCCGCGGTCGTGCATACGCACGTGGTCGTAATTATGCTCATGGTCTTGGTTTTGATCGTGGTCGCAATGGGAATCATAAAAACACATATTTCCACCCGAAGTGGAAAAATgttgaaaagagtgaaaaagagGCTCAGAGTagcaaaacaaatgaaaatatttGCTATCGTTATGGAGGAAAAGGTCATTGGAGTCGCACTTGTCGTACTCCAAAACAGCTTGTTGATCTTTAA
- the LOC131605639 gene encoding uncharacterized protein LOC131605639: MGIYVGYESLSIIKYLEPTTGDLFTARFADCHFDESNFPALGGENKKLEKDISWNELSLSHLDPRTKQCELEVQKIIHLQNLENQLPNAFTDPKGVTKSYIPAANAPIKIDIPVGQSNESQPRPKRGRPIGSKDKNPRTRKGAKNKGDPNEHIENLKEYSDIIDISSLEEIDQVPETHENKEISINYVQNGIQWN; encoded by the coding sequence atgggaataTATGTTGGATATGAATCTCTGTCTATTATAAAGTACCTTGAACCAACAACAGGAGATTTATTCACTGCTCGTTTTGCTGATtgtcattttgatgaatcaaattttccagcattagggggagagaataagaAGCTGGAAAAAGATATCAGTTGGAATGAATTATCATTATCTCATCTTGATCCTCGAACAAAACAATGTGAACTAGAAGTTCAAAAGATAATTCACCTGCAAAACTTAGAAAATCAATTGCCAAATGCGTTCACTGATCCAAAAGGTGTGACTAAGTCATATATACCAGCTGCAAATGCTCCAATAAAAATTGATATCCCTGTTGGACAATCTAATGAGTCTCAACCACGCCCAAAGCGTGGTAGACCAATCggttccaaagataaaaatcctcGAACAAGAAAGGGAGCTAAGAATAAAGGTGACCCAAATGAGCATATAGAAAATCTAAAAGAATACTCAGACATAATAGACATTTCATCTCTAGAAGAGATTGATCAGGTACCTGAAactcatgaaaataaagagatctcgataaattatgtccaaaATGGAATACAATGGAATTGA
- the LOC131607620 gene encoding gibberellin 20 oxidase 2-like, with the protein MAAITTPSLPFCPPPKDQKGENKVEFFDFTSLAKEGKVPKEFIWPTENWVKSSGEIIELPLIDIGLIKNDESAMAKAAEIVREACIKHGAFEVTNIGVDVDFNNLVLQETGNIFKLPLDEKIKAIAKDSGFSVAHAERYTTVLPWKETFTFMYNHNSKNETQVIDVVDSLLGQTFQQTGLVYQKYCDAMNELTKVLFELLAISLGVDRNHYQSFFEDAVSMMRCNFYPPCSANLSGALGNGPHCDPISLTLLLQDQVGGLEVFADNKWLAVPPKPNTLVINIGDTFMALTNGLYKSCLHRVFVSNKVERKSLTFFVNPRGDKIVSPPDELLGKEESRKYPDYTWNELYQFTQKTRRVDAHTLDSFVAWQSSSEASN; encoded by the exons ATGGCAGCAATCACCACTCCTAGCCTTCCTTTTTGCCCTCCACCAAAGGACCAGAAAGGTGAAAATAAGGTCGAATTTTTCGACTTCACTTCATTGGCAAAAGAAGGAAAAGTACCGAAAGAGTTCATTTGGCCTACTGAGAATTGGGTCAAAAGCAGTGGAGAAATCATTGAACTACCACTCATTGACATTGGCCTCATCAAGAATGATGAATCTGCAATGGCCAAAGCTGCAGAGATTGTGAGAGAGGCATGCATAAAGCACGGTGCCTTTGAAGTCACCAACATTGGTGTGGATGTAGATTTCAACAATCTTGTTCTTCAAGAAACCGGTAACATTTTCAAGCTTCCGTTGGACGAGAAAATCAAAGCTATAGCGAAAGATTCTGGTTTCTCAGTTGCTCATGCAGAGAGGTATACTACTGTTTTGCCATGGAAAGAGACATTCACTTTCATGTACAATCACAACAGCAAAAATGAGACTCAGGTTATTGATGTTGTTGATTCTCTCTTAGGGCAAACGTTTCAACAAACTGG gTTGGTGTATCAGAAATATTGTGATGCAATGAATGAGTTAACCAAAGTGCTTTTTGAGCTATTGGCTATTAGTCTGGGTGTGGATCGGAACCATTATCAAAGCTTTTTCGAAGATGCTGTGTCAATGATGAGATGCAACTTTTATCCACCTTGCAGTGCAAACCTTAGTGGTGCACTTGGAAATGGCCCTCATTGTGATCCAATCTCTCTCACTCTTCTCCTTCAAGATCAAGTTGGAGGGTTAGAAGTTTTTGCTGACAACAAATGGCTTGCTGTTCCACCAAAACCTAACACCCTTGTCATCAACATAGGTGACACTTTCATG GCATTGACCAATGGATTGTACAAGAGTTGTCTCCATAGGGTTTTTGTTAGCAACAAGGTGGAGAGGAAGTCCTTGACTTTCTTTGTGAATCCAAGAGGAGACAAAATTGTGAGTCCTCCAGATGAGCTTTTGGGAAAAGAAGAGTCAAGAAAATATCCTGATTACACATGGAATGAATTGTATCAGTTTACACAGAAGACTCGAAGAGTTGATGCTCACACACTTGACAGTTTTGTAGCTTGGCAAAGCTCTTCTGAGGCATCCAACTGA